A genomic stretch from Kribbella jejuensis includes:
- the sucC gene encoding ADP-forming succinate--CoA ligase subunit beta produces the protein MDLMEFQAKTVFAKHGVRTTVGEVVTTPEEARAAAEKIGGRVVVKAQVKTGGRGKAGGVKLAANPDEAEEKAREILGLDIKGHVVKILNIVPAAAIAEEYYFSFLVDRANRNYLCIASAAGGMEIEEVAHTNPEAVAQISIDPATGVDEAKAREIATAAKYPADVIDAVVPEIVKLYEVFIAEDASLVEVNPLVKLEDGNVEALDGKVTLDENADFRHPEHAEFEDVTAADPLEAAAKAKGLNYVKLDGSVGIIGNGAGLVMSTLDVVAYAGEEFGGQKPANFLDIGGGASAEVMANGLEIIISDQQVKSVFVNVFGGITACDAVANGIVQAFELLASRGEHVTKPLVVRLDGNNAEEGRRILDEAGLAGLERVDTMDGAAKRAAELAAK, from the coding sequence GTGGATCTGATGGAATTCCAGGCGAAGACGGTCTTCGCCAAGCACGGGGTGCGGACGACCGTGGGTGAGGTCGTCACGACTCCGGAGGAAGCGCGCGCGGCGGCCGAGAAGATCGGCGGCCGGGTGGTCGTGAAGGCCCAGGTCAAGACCGGCGGCCGCGGCAAGGCAGGCGGCGTCAAGCTGGCCGCGAACCCGGACGAGGCGGAGGAGAAGGCCCGCGAGATCCTCGGGCTGGACATCAAGGGTCACGTCGTCAAGATCCTGAACATCGTCCCGGCCGCGGCGATCGCCGAGGAGTACTACTTCTCGTTCCTGGTCGACCGGGCCAACCGCAACTACCTCTGCATCGCCTCCGCCGCCGGCGGCATGGAGATCGAGGAGGTCGCGCACACCAACCCCGAGGCGGTCGCGCAGATCTCGATCGACCCGGCCACCGGTGTCGACGAGGCGAAGGCGCGCGAGATCGCCACCGCGGCGAAGTACCCGGCCGACGTGATCGACGCCGTCGTACCGGAGATCGTCAAGCTGTACGAGGTGTTCATCGCCGAGGACGCGTCGCTGGTCGAGGTGAACCCGCTGGTCAAGCTCGAGGACGGCAACGTCGAGGCGCTGGACGGCAAGGTCACGCTGGACGAGAACGCGGACTTCCGGCACCCGGAGCACGCCGAGTTCGAGGACGTCACGGCGGCCGACCCGCTGGAGGCGGCGGCCAAGGCCAAGGGCCTCAACTACGTGAAGCTCGACGGGTCGGTCGGCATCATCGGCAACGGCGCGGGTCTGGTCATGTCGACCCTGGACGTCGTCGCGTACGCGGGCGAGGAGTTCGGCGGCCAGAAGCCGGCCAACTTCCTCGACATCGGCGGTGGCGCGAGCGCCGAGGTGATGGCGAACGGCCTGGAGATCATCATCTCCGACCAGCAGGTGAAGAGCGTGTTCGTGAACGTCTTCGGCGGCATCACCGCCTGTGACGCGGTCGCGAACGGCATCGTGCAGGCGTTCGAGCTGCTGGCCTCGCGCGGTGAGCACGTCACCAAGCCGCTGGTCGTCCGGCTGGACGGCAACAACGCCGAGGAGGGCCGCCGGATCCTCGACGAGGCCGGCCTTGCCGGTCTGGAGCGGGTCGACACGATGGACGGCGCCGCCAAGCGCGCCGCCGAGCTGGCTGCGAAGTAA
- a CDS encoding esterase/lipase family protein, which translates to MSTWQEEVRGALDGLAYGARSALTPSVLQGAAVEIGWLTTHLAMYPLGLVGRAPALPARLNLAGLGPAQRGLLVSDVRAAGTPILLVHGIIDNHTIFALMRRHLLRRGFSSIHTFSYSPLTLDVRRTAERLGREIEAICEESGSDQIHVIGHSLGGLIARYYVQRLGGDARVHTCVTLGTPHQGTMAARLLPWPLVKQVRPDSDLMAELAEPAPDCRTRFISFYSDMDQLIVPQRRARLRHPDLIASNVRVHGVGHLSLPFHGEVVHRITGALAHLDDEPRIA; encoded by the coding sequence ATGAGCACGTGGCAGGAGGAAGTCCGCGGCGCCCTGGACGGACTCGCGTACGGCGCGCGCTCCGCGCTCACGCCGAGCGTGTTGCAGGGGGCTGCCGTCGAGATCGGATGGCTGACCACCCACCTGGCGATGTACCCGCTCGGCCTGGTCGGCCGGGCGCCTGCGCTGCCGGCCCGGCTGAACCTGGCCGGCCTCGGCCCGGCGCAGCGCGGTCTGCTGGTCAGCGACGTCCGCGCCGCCGGTACGCCGATCCTGCTCGTCCACGGGATCATCGACAACCACACGATCTTCGCGCTGATGCGCCGGCACCTGCTGCGCCGCGGGTTCAGCAGCATCCACACGTTCTCGTACTCGCCGCTGACCCTGGACGTACGCCGTACCGCCGAGCGACTGGGCCGCGAGATCGAGGCGATCTGCGAGGAGTCCGGGTCGGACCAGATCCATGTCATCGGGCACAGCCTCGGCGGGCTGATCGCGCGGTACTACGTCCAGCGGCTCGGCGGCGACGCCCGCGTTCACACCTGCGTCACGCTCGGCACGCCACACCAGGGCACGATGGCGGCCCGGCTGCTTCCATGGCCGCTGGTCAAGCAGGTGCGGCCGGACAGCGACCTGATGGCCGAGCTCGCCGAGCCCGCCCCGGACTGCCGGACCAGGTTCATCTCGTTCTACAGCGACATGGACCAGTTGATCGTGCCGCAGCGCCGGGCGCGGCTCCGGCATCCCGACCTGATCGCGAGCAACGTCCGCGTACACGGCGTCGGCCACCTGTCACTGCCCTTCCACGGTGAGGTCGTGCATCGGATCACCGGCGCTCTCGCACATCTCGACGACGAACCCCGAATTGCCTGA
- a CDS encoding glycoside hydrolase family 13 protein, translating into MTDPQTRPLDDWWRSAVVYQVYPRSFADADGDGTGDVNGIRARLPYLADLGVDAVWISPWYPSPLLDGGYDVADYRDINPEFGTLADADALIAEAHALGLRILIDLVPNHCSWEHPWFKAALEAGKGSPERDLFWFRDSEDGKPPTNWPAAFGGPAWQQIDDGQWYLHLFDISQPDWNWDNPKVIEEFDSILRFWFDRGVDGFRIDVADSMAKDPALPDVPLENGQPTREKYVGNPFYDQPGVHTIHQRWRAIADEYADTPQGPRVFVAEAWLSPAERLAQYVRPHELHSAFNFDALRAKWDAKELREVIDHTTENLWAVGAPATWVLSNHDTIRHRTRYGRALKDALEGAGVVPTDLALGLRRARAAALLELALPGGAYVYQGDELGLPEVEDLPEDKLDDPTWERSGHTVRGRDGCRVPIPWSGAEPPYGFGPGTGQPWLPQPADWAPLTAEAQAGNPDSHLNLYKAALRIRRAHPALGEGRLTWDTDAPEGVLSFTRDPGFRCVVNITDGPVPLPAHEKILLTSEPLTNDELPADTSVWLQV; encoded by the coding sequence ATGACTGATCCTCAGACCAGACCACTTGACGACTGGTGGCGTAGTGCCGTCGTCTACCAGGTGTACCCCCGTTCGTTCGCTGACGCCGACGGTGACGGCACCGGCGACGTGAACGGCATCCGCGCCCGGCTGCCGTACCTCGCCGACCTCGGCGTCGACGCGGTCTGGATCAGCCCGTGGTACCCGTCCCCGCTGCTGGACGGCGGGTACGACGTCGCCGACTACCGCGACATCAACCCGGAGTTCGGCACGCTCGCCGACGCCGACGCGCTGATCGCCGAGGCGCACGCGCTCGGGCTGCGGATCCTGATCGACCTGGTGCCGAACCACTGCTCCTGGGAACACCCGTGGTTCAAGGCCGCGCTGGAGGCCGGCAAGGGTTCGCCGGAGCGGGACCTGTTCTGGTTCCGCGACTCCGAGGACGGCAAGCCGCCGACGAACTGGCCGGCCGCGTTCGGTGGCCCCGCCTGGCAGCAGATCGACGACGGCCAGTGGTACCTGCACCTGTTCGACATCTCCCAGCCGGACTGGAACTGGGACAACCCGAAGGTGATCGAGGAGTTCGACTCGATCCTGCGGTTCTGGTTCGACCGCGGCGTGGACGGGTTCCGGATCGACGTCGCCGACTCGATGGCCAAGGACCCGGCGCTGCCCGACGTACCGCTGGAGAACGGTCAGCCGACCCGGGAGAAGTACGTCGGGAACCCGTTCTACGACCAGCCCGGGGTGCACACCATCCACCAGCGCTGGCGGGCGATCGCCGACGAGTACGCCGACACGCCGCAGGGCCCGCGGGTCTTCGTGGCCGAGGCGTGGCTGTCGCCGGCCGAGCGGCTCGCGCAGTACGTCCGGCCGCACGAGCTGCACTCGGCGTTCAACTTCGACGCGCTACGGGCCAAGTGGGACGCGAAGGAGCTGCGCGAGGTGATCGACCACACCACCGAGAACCTGTGGGCGGTCGGCGCGCCGGCGACGTGGGTGCTGAGCAACCACGACACGATCCGGCACCGCACGCGGTACGGGCGGGCCCTCAAGGACGCGCTGGAGGGTGCGGGTGTCGTACCCACGGATCTCGCGCTCGGCCTGCGCAGGGCCCGGGCCGCGGCGCTGCTGGAGCTGGCGTTGCCGGGCGGGGCGTACGTCTACCAGGGTGACGAACTCGGCCTGCCCGAGGTCGAGGACCTGCCCGAGGACAAGCTCGACGACCCGACCTGGGAGCGTTCCGGGCACACCGTCCGCGGCCGGGACGGCTGCCGGGTACCGATCCCGTGGTCCGGCGCGGAACCGCCGTACGGCTTCGGTCCGGGTACCGGCCAGCCGTGGCTGCCGCAGCCGGCCGACTGGGCGCCGCTGACCGCCGAGGCCCAGGCCGGCAACCCGGACAGCCACCTGAACCTCTACAAGGCGGCCCTCCGGATCCGCCGAGCGCACCCCGCCCTCGGTGAAGGCCGCCTGACCTGGGACACCGACGCCCCCGAAGGCGTCCTGTCCTTCACCCGCGACCCCGGCTTCCGCTGCGTCGTCAACATCACCGACGGCCCGGTCCCGCTGCCCGCGCACGAGAAGATCCTGCTCACCAGTGAGCCGCTGACGAACGACGAACTACCCGCCGACACCAGCGTCTGGCTGCAGGTCTGA
- a CDS encoding M23 family metallopeptidase, producing the protein MSQHRAAGDRVTPGNAARKNGAGRHSAKHRVARRNTPSSTQIVGLTAALAAAAGAVGFSHSSLASPTQANSAVNLAALSLDSGQQLSGITTARIQARQLATRDSSRVQLADTTTKKQSAASALAKARAAKLTASQALTAKRASALALAKAKAEAAEKKSRESATRCQIMLTGYHITATFGQGGNRWAHNHTGLDFAAPIGTRIGAVMKGVVIFADWAGPYGRQVQVRHEDGTVTWYNHMSKFSVSVGETVYAGDQVGAVGMTGNTTGPHLHFEVHPDGGPAVDPDPWLRNHCGLNPYTSM; encoded by the coding sequence GTGTCCCAGCACCGTGCCGCGGGCGACCGCGTCACGCCCGGCAACGCTGCGCGCAAGAACGGCGCAGGACGTCACAGTGCCAAGCATCGCGTCGCCAGGCGTAACACCCCCAGCAGTACCCAGATCGTCGGACTGACAGCCGCGCTCGCCGCGGCAGCAGGAGCTGTCGGCTTCAGCCACAGCTCGCTGGCCTCACCGACCCAGGCGAACTCCGCGGTCAACCTCGCGGCCCTCAGCCTGGACAGTGGGCAGCAGTTGTCCGGCATCACCACGGCACGCATCCAGGCGCGCCAGCTCGCCACCCGTGACTCCTCCCGGGTTCAGCTGGCCGACACGACCACCAAGAAGCAGTCCGCCGCCAGCGCGCTGGCGAAGGCCCGGGCCGCGAAGCTCACCGCCAGCCAGGCCCTCACCGCGAAGCGGGCGAGCGCGCTGGCCCTCGCGAAGGCCAAGGCCGAGGCCGCCGAGAAGAAGTCCCGCGAGTCGGCCACCCGCTGCCAGATCATGCTCACCGGCTACCACATCACCGCCACCTTCGGGCAGGGCGGCAACCGCTGGGCGCACAACCACACCGGCCTCGACTTCGCCGCCCCGATCGGTACCCGGATCGGCGCCGTGATGAAGGGCGTGGTGATCTTCGCCGACTGGGCCGGCCCGTACGGCCGCCAGGTCCAGGTCCGGCACGAGGACGGCACCGTCACCTGGTACAACCACATGTCGAAGTTCAGCGTGTCGGTCGGCGAGACGGTGTACGCCGGTGACCAGGTCGGCGCGGTCGGGATGACCGGCAACACCACCGGCCCGCACCTGCACTTCGAGGTGCACCCGGACGGCGGCCCCGCGGTCGACCCGGACCCGTGGCTGCGCAACCACTGCGGCCTGAACCCGTACACCTCGATGTGA
- a CDS encoding DUF6886 family protein: MRPAAGEVLHFSEDPTIEIFRPHIAKTGDKVTPYVWAVGHDRAPDYWFPRQCPRAMAWVGPATTSADRERIIGPGTGTRVHAVEYGWLDAMRTVELYAYRLPAADFVEHDAAVVATSEVRPLGPPELVGDLFGLHDEAGIQLRVLPRLHDFWAAVVASTLEFSGIRLRNARP; the protein is encoded by the coding sequence ATGCGTCCGGCTGCCGGTGAGGTCCTGCACTTCTCCGAAGATCCGACCATCGAGATCTTCCGTCCCCACATCGCCAAGACTGGCGACAAGGTCACGCCGTACGTCTGGGCCGTCGGCCACGACCGCGCCCCGGACTACTGGTTCCCGCGCCAGTGCCCCCGTGCGATGGCCTGGGTCGGACCGGCCACCACCTCAGCAGACCGCGAGCGGATCATCGGTCCTGGCACCGGTACCCGCGTCCATGCGGTCGAGTACGGCTGGCTGGACGCGATGCGCACGGTCGAGCTGTACGCCTACCGCCTGCCCGCCGCCGACTTCGTCGAGCACGACGCCGCCGTCGTCGCGACCTCCGAGGTCCGGCCGCTCGGGCCGCCCGAGCTGGTGGGTGACCTGTTCGGGTTGCACGACGAGGCGGGGATCCAGTTGCGGGTGTTGCCGCGGTTGCACGACTTCTGGGCGGCGGTCGTGGCCAGCACGCTCGAGTTCAGCGGCATCCGGCTCCGGAACGCCCGGCCATGA
- a CDS encoding carbohydrate ABC transporter permease: MVVSAFRRPSDQFSNNVIPAPFSIQNFKDVFSGDNGFGRGLLNSLIVAGSVTILTLVIGMVAAYTLARLDFKGKNIVLAIIITTSMFPGISLVVPLLKLFVNIHWINTYQAMIVPSLSFALPLAVWNLTAFFRQMPQELEQAAMVDGCTPAQAFRKVIIPLAAPGVFTTAIITFIAAWNEFLIALSMTNKKSIQTANVIVSQFTGTTGRDQPFGSQMAAGVVVTIPLVIAVLLFQRRIVAGLTAGGVK, from the coding sequence ATGGTGGTCTCGGCGTTCCGGCGGCCGTCCGACCAGTTCTCGAACAACGTCATCCCGGCGCCGTTCTCGATCCAGAACTTCAAGGACGTGTTCAGCGGCGACAACGGCTTCGGCCGGGGTCTGCTGAACAGCCTGATCGTGGCCGGATCGGTGACGATCCTGACGCTGGTGATCGGCATGGTCGCGGCGTACACGCTGGCCCGGCTGGACTTCAAGGGCAAGAACATCGTGCTGGCGATCATCATCACCACGTCGATGTTCCCGGGCATCTCGCTGGTCGTCCCGCTGCTGAAGCTGTTCGTGAACATCCACTGGATCAACACCTACCAGGCGATGATCGTGCCCAGCCTGTCGTTCGCACTGCCGCTGGCGGTGTGGAACCTGACCGCGTTCTTCCGGCAGATGCCGCAGGAACTCGAGCAGGCGGCGATGGTGGACGGCTGTACGCCGGCCCAGGCGTTCCGCAAGGTGATCATCCCGCTCGCGGCACCGGGTGTGTTCACGACCGCGATCATCACGTTCATCGCGGCCTGGAACGAGTTCCTGATCGCGCTGAGCATGACCAACAAGAAGTCGATCCAGACCGCGAACGTGATCGTCTCGCAGTTCACCGGTACGACGGGCCGCGACCAGCCGTTCGGCAGCCAGATGGCCGCCGGTGTGGTGGTCACGATCCCGCTCGTGATCGCCGTCCTGCTGTTCCAGCGGCGCATTGTCGCCGGCCTGACCGCGGGTGGCGTGAAGTAG
- a CDS encoding carbohydrate ABC transporter permease, with translation MTVSAPVAERPVRKPKRQQRFDEGTGRLAAILLSPTLLVLAVVVLFPIIAALRESLFQSGQHLDANGFVVQGSQFVGLRNYTDIFKGDTGHRFWNAFYNTTFFTVVCVVLETVLGVAMALVMAKAFKGRGIVRASILVPWAIPTVISALLWKWVFQADGIFNAIIGTQVLWSTEGWQSKLSIVIADTWKTAPFIGLLVLAGLQTIPAEVYEAAKVDGANAWQTFLRITMPLVKPALLVAVLFRILDTLRIFDLPFVLVGAHKDSVETLSMLAFDEAANVRYGPAAAYATVLFVYVAVVAYLFVKILGADVIGEARAKKPGGGAKGKRRRDREAAPSIGAAAASNTGMGV, from the coding sequence GTGACAGTAAGTGCACCGGTCGCGGAACGACCGGTCAGGAAACCGAAGCGCCAGCAGCGCTTCGACGAGGGCACCGGCCGGCTGGCCGCGATCCTGCTCTCGCCGACACTGCTCGTGCTCGCCGTGGTGGTGCTGTTCCCGATCATCGCGGCGCTGCGCGAATCGCTGTTCCAGAGCGGCCAGCACCTGGATGCGAACGGGTTCGTCGTCCAGGGGTCGCAGTTCGTCGGGCTGCGCAACTACACCGACATCTTCAAGGGTGACACCGGTCACCGGTTCTGGAACGCCTTCTACAACACGACGTTCTTCACCGTCGTGTGCGTCGTACTGGAGACCGTTCTCGGTGTCGCGATGGCGCTGGTGATGGCCAAGGCCTTCAAGGGCCGCGGCATCGTCCGGGCCAGCATCCTGGTCCCGTGGGCGATCCCGACCGTCATCTCGGCGCTGCTGTGGAAGTGGGTCTTCCAGGCCGACGGGATCTTCAACGCCATCATCGGCACCCAGGTGCTGTGGTCGACCGAGGGCTGGCAGTCCAAGCTCTCGATCGTCATCGCCGACACCTGGAAGACCGCGCCGTTCATCGGCCTCCTGGTCCTGGCCGGGCTGCAGACCATCCCGGCCGAGGTCTACGAGGCCGCCAAGGTGGACGGGGCGAACGCGTGGCAGACCTTCCTGCGGATCACGATGCCGCTGGTCAAGCCGGCACTGCTGGTGGCAGTGCTGTTCCGGATCCTCGACACCCTGCGGATCTTCGACCTGCCGTTCGTCCTCGTCGGTGCGCACAAGGACTCGGTCGAGACGCTCTCGATGCTGGCCTTCGACGAGGCGGCCAACGTCAGGTACGGGCCCGCGGCCGCGTACGCGACGGTGTTGTTCGTGTACGTCGCGGTGGTCGCCTACCTGTTCGTGAAGATCCTCGGTGCCGACGTGATCGGTGAGGCCCGGGCCAAGAAGCCGGGCGGTGGTGCCAAGGGTAAGCGGCGACGTGATCGCGAAGCGGCTCCCTCGATCGGTGCTGCCGCAGCAAGCAACACAGGGATGGGTGTCTGA
- a CDS encoding lanthionine synthetase LanC family protein: MTYGELAERSWSWVLGQVRWDDDGPWIPEAAGDAGPSPDRDGMHNGIGGLAHTLAEIRLVRAWTPAEQDLAAAIGDRIRSSIPSTTATTFFDGLVSSIGVLTALDQPGTSAAVERLQALQTANGWPESFLDEPRYEPGAVANDITLGTGAVLLGALWALRHGSDASALAGRAADLLLAEQEVLPTGLNWQFVSRRFRSDEPTEMPNFSHGLAGIVAVLAVAGADLDRPELVDAARRGAEHLVTLGINDDRGFRVPRVIPWAARHGDEYTYNWCHGGAGTALAFSALEYAGVPAIAGDSPASWRRRCLDSVRYSGIPERLHPGFWDNDGRCCGTAGVGDAFLDAWLRDGDKADLEFAVLMGDTLVDHADPEGYWRFVEHKNADPLLPPGVGWMQGAAGISAYLFRLQRALDGDQRSVVRMDNWFSAARPRQ; encoded by the coding sequence ATGACGTACGGCGAACTCGCGGAGAGGTCCTGGTCCTGGGTGCTCGGCCAGGTCCGGTGGGACGACGACGGCCCGTGGATCCCGGAGGCCGCCGGCGACGCGGGGCCTTCCCCTGATCGGGACGGGATGCACAACGGCATCGGCGGCCTGGCGCACACGCTGGCCGAGATCCGTCTGGTGCGCGCGTGGACGCCGGCCGAGCAGGACCTGGCTGCCGCGATCGGGGACCGGATTCGCTCCTCGATCCCTTCGACGACCGCTACCACGTTCTTCGACGGGCTGGTCAGCTCGATCGGCGTCCTCACCGCCCTCGACCAGCCCGGTACGTCGGCTGCCGTGGAACGCCTGCAGGCGCTGCAGACCGCGAACGGCTGGCCGGAGAGCTTCCTGGACGAGCCGCGGTACGAGCCGGGCGCGGTCGCGAACGACATCACGCTCGGCACCGGCGCCGTGCTGCTCGGCGCGCTCTGGGCGCTCCGGCACGGTTCCGACGCCTCGGCGCTCGCCGGACGGGCGGCCGACCTGCTGCTGGCCGAGCAGGAGGTCCTGCCGACCGGGCTGAACTGGCAGTTCGTGTCGCGGCGGTTCCGGTCCGACGAGCCGACCGAGATGCCGAACTTCTCCCACGGCCTCGCCGGGATCGTGGCGGTCCTCGCCGTCGCGGGTGCCGACCTCGACCGCCCCGAGCTCGTCGACGCGGCGCGGCGCGGGGCCGAGCACCTGGTGACGCTCGGGATCAACGACGACCGCGGCTTCCGGGTGCCGCGGGTGATCCCGTGGGCGGCGCGGCACGGCGACGAGTACACGTACAACTGGTGTCACGGCGGCGCCGGTACCGCGCTCGCGTTCAGCGCCCTCGAGTACGCCGGCGTACCCGCGATCGCCGGTGACTCGCCGGCCTCCTGGCGCCGGCGGTGTCTGGACAGCGTCCGGTACTCCGGCATCCCCGAGCGGCTGCATCCGGGCTTCTGGGACAACGACGGCCGCTGCTGCGGTACGGCGGGAGTCGGCGACGCGTTCCTCGACGCCTGGCTGCGCGACGGCGACAAGGCCGATCTGGAGTTCGCCGTACTGATGGGCGACACGCTGGTCGACCATGCGGACCCGGAGGGCTACTGGCGGTTCGTGGAGCACAAGAACGCGGACCCGCTGCTACCACCGGGCGTCGGCTGGATGCAGGGTGCGGCCGGGATCTCGGCGTACCTGTTCCGGCTGCAACGCGCGCTGGACGGGGATCAGCGCTCGGTCGTGCGGATGGACAACTGGTTCAGCGCTGCCAGACCTCGGCAGTAG
- a CDS encoding cobalamin B12-binding domain-containing protein, whose amino-acid sequence MPATSPLRVVVAKPGLDGHDRGAKVVARALRDAGMEVIYTGLHQTPEQIVETAIAEDADAVGLSVLSGAHMTLFKRVRELLAERDAEDIVVFGGGIIPEADLEPLAQLGVHKIFTPGATTTEIVEWVRANVGDASTTA is encoded by the coding sequence ATGCCTGCTACGAGTCCGTTGCGCGTTGTCGTCGCCAAGCCTGGTCTGGACGGTCACGACCGTGGTGCCAAGGTCGTCGCCCGTGCCCTGCGCGACGCCGGCATGGAGGTGATCTACACCGGCCTGCACCAGACCCCCGAGCAGATCGTCGAGACCGCGATCGCCGAGGACGCGGACGCGGTCGGCCTGTCGGTGCTGTCCGGCGCGCACATGACGCTGTTCAAGCGGGTCCGCGAGCTGCTCGCCGAGCGGGACGCCGAGGACATCGTGGTGTTCGGCGGCGGGATCATCCCGGAGGCGGACCTGGAGCCGCTGGCGCAGCTCGGCGTGCACAAGATCTTCACCCCGGGCGCGACCACCACCGAGATCGTCGAGTGGGTCCGCGCGAACGTCGGCGACGCGTCCACCACAGCGTGA
- a CDS encoding ABC transporter substrate-binding protein, translating to MRFERSHARGTAFVAVAGSLVLLAAACGSGDNGSSSGGSSSTGALDGRGPITFATGKDTSGFLPKQLAAWNAAHPNEKVELKELPEDADAQRQQMVQNAQAKSDAFTVLNMDVVWTSEFAANQWITQIPEDKVPDLGKLIPATVETAKYRDKLYGVPITSDGGLLYYRTDLLTKAGIAAPPKTWDEMLADCQKVATLPEAKGMSCYSGQFEKYEGLTVNFSEAINSAGGDIVDKDGKPNVNTPEAKAGLEELVNGFKTGAIPKAAITYKEEESRRAFQDGKLLFLRNWPYVYSLANKTDGSSKVAGKFAVAPLPGKTGPGVSSLGGHDYAINSFAKNKATAIDFINFMASEARQKANIEATSQAPTWASLYDDPTLQKQFPYLAPLKASILGAKPRPKVVKYGDVTAAIQAAAYDALNGTVAPDKALSDLQTKLQSLITN from the coding sequence ATGAGGTTTGAACGATCACACGCACGTGGGACGGCCTTCGTCGCCGTCGCAGGCAGCCTGGTGCTGCTTGCTGCCGCGTGTGGTAGTGGCGACAACGGAAGCAGCAGCGGGGGCAGCAGCTCGACCGGGGCGCTCGACGGCCGGGGACCGATCACCTTCGCCACCGGTAAGGACACGTCGGGATTCCTGCCGAAGCAGCTCGCTGCCTGGAACGCGGCGCACCCGAACGAGAAGGTCGAGCTGAAGGAGCTGCCCGAGGACGCGGACGCGCAGCGCCAGCAGATGGTCCAGAACGCGCAGGCCAAGTCCGACGCGTTCACCGTGCTGAACATGGACGTCGTCTGGACGTCGGAGTTCGCCGCGAACCAGTGGATCACCCAGATCCCCGAGGACAAGGTGCCCGACCTGGGCAAGTTGATCCCGGCAACGGTCGAGACCGCGAAGTACCGCGACAAGCTGTACGGCGTCCCGATCACCTCCGACGGCGGTCTGCTGTACTACCGCACCGACCTGCTCACCAAGGCCGGCATCGCCGCACCGCCGAAGACCTGGGACGAGATGCTCGCCGACTGCCAGAAGGTGGCCACGCTGCCCGAGGCCAAGGGTATGAGCTGCTACTCGGGCCAGTTCGAGAAGTACGAGGGTCTGACCGTCAACTTCTCCGAGGCGATCAACTCGGCCGGCGGTGACATCGTCGACAAGGACGGCAAGCCGAACGTCAACACCCCGGAGGCCAAGGCCGGCCTCGAGGAGCTGGTGAACGGCTTCAAGACCGGCGCGATCCCGAAGGCCGCGATCACCTACAAGGAGGAGGAGAGCCGCCGCGCGTTCCAGGACGGCAAGCTGCTCTTCCTGCGCAACTGGCCGTACGTGTACTCGCTGGCGAACAAGACCGACGGATCCTCCAAGGTGGCCGGCAAGTTCGCGGTCGCGCCGCTGCCGGGCAAGACCGGCCCGGGTGTCTCCTCGCTCGGTGGTCACGACTACGCGATCAACTCGTTCGCCAAGAACAAGGCGACCGCGATCGACTTCATCAACTTCATGGCGAGCGAGGCCCGCCAGAAGGCGAACATCGAGGCCACTTCGCAGGCACCGACGTGGGCGTCGCTGTACGACGACCCGACGCTGCAGAAGCAGTTCCCGTACCTGGCTCCGCTGAAGGCCTCGATCCTCGGCGCCAAGCCGCGGCCGAAGGTGGTCAAGTACGGCGACGTCACCGCGGCCATCCAGGCGGCGGCGTACGACGCGCTGAACGGCACGGTGGCGCCCGACAAGGCGCTCTCCGACCTGCAGACCAAGCTGCAGTCGCTGATCACGAACTGA